The nucleotide window taagaaaaggacgtgcagagGAAGATTTTTCTTCGAGCGAAAGCTCCATCCGTGACAAACTGCACGAGCGGATAGTCCTTGAGATTTGTTtcatgtatgtgtgtgtgtggttggTTCGATATTTTTGACTGGCTTATCCTTTGCAAACCCACACGGTGGAATGGTGGATGGCGACGGGCGGCGGGAGATGATTCCATCCACACCACCAAGCGAAAGGTAAACTTGGTTCACAtttcatcatccaacacaaatcCCGACGAAGCCAAATTCTTCGTCTCGTGAACGTGAACATGTATCTGTTGCCTAGCATTGAGAATGGATGGGACAAAGGGAGTAATGTACTTGTCTAGGTAATATGAAACATTATGTGAATGAGTACCTGACGTTGATTGCAACCGAACCTGCTCTGAAGAAGCTAATGTGATTTAAACCATGTGGTTTTGGGAGCACGGTGTTGCACAGATTCAAGCTAACGGGCAGGTCCTTCAAACTGAGAAGAAGCTAGTGAAATCCACTGCCGAGGAGGTGAGTTCCATTGGTAGAAGTACCCATCACAACGATTTTGCCACAGACAAGAATTTGTACCATCGAAACGAGGAAGTTCAACATGCGGAGCAGTGGCAAATTGACCAGAACTCTCTCTATACAAGGAATCCATATGGGGAGTTCTTTtttgggggaggggggggggcacccTTGATCAGCTCGCCCCCATGCCGGCCAGATCTCCTCGAGCTTCAGTATAGCCATCGATGCGGATCTGGCCAATATCGACATCGAGATCATCATGAACTCCTTCTAGCTTGGCGAAGATTCCATCCAATTTAGCAGaacttccactgaagccactccGAAGCAGATCATAGATGTGCCTCCTTTCTGTCGTCAACTCCTCCATTGCCTCTTGTCACATGCAAACCTTGTGCAGGTGTAGTGGCTATGGCCCTGCAGCACTAGGACTCCAGGACGCGACTCTGAATACCATATATATTAGTAACACTACTACTTGAGCTATGGGGTCATGGTCATGTTGGATTGAGTTTGAGCTAGGGTTTGCATTTCAGAGGAATTCTGTCCAACCTCCCTCACCTCTGTTCTAAGATTACAAGCCGGCCGAATGGCCATTCTTCTCCGCCAACTTCTCATCTCTACGGCTAGCTAGTTTAATAGGTAAACAATTACAGGGTCAATCGATCCATTCGCGGCCTACAAGCCAGGCAAATGGCCGAACAACTCTCTTGGGCCGGGCCACCTGCCCATTTCCTTCATTTTGAATCCTCGTTCGCGGTTGGAGACCTGACAATGCAATCCGATGGGAGGAAGGTTTACGGAACAGCGGAGATGATACCGTGCATGTACAACGACCGGCCGAACTCAACTTGGGGTGAACACGGAACAGGGGTGAAGGCTGAGGCTGGTCGTATAGTCTCGTTTGAATGCAACCGCGGCTCGCCCCTGTATTTCAGTAAGAAAAGGACGTGTAGAGGAAGATTTTTCTTCGGGCGAAAGCTCCACCCGTGACAAACTGCACGAGCGGATAGTCCTTGAGATTCGTTTCGCGTGTGTGTGTGGTTGGTTCGATATTTTTGACTGGCTTATCCTTTGCAAATCACCGTCGTCGCTGCTGCCGTCGTCGAAGTTGAGAGCGTAGCTGAGCGGGTCATAGCGGAATTCCTCCGTGGCGGTCACGCGTCGCCTCCACCTGCTCGTGCCGCCCCCGGCGTGCGGCCTCTCCCCGCCGCTGCCTGGTGAGGAGGGGGAGCCGAAGCAGACGCAGATGGTGGTACGCAGCTTGTGGCGCAGCGAGGGCGGCGAGTagggcgaggaggaggaggaggactccaCCGCGTCCATGGAGACTGCCTGGCTTGAGCTTGAGGTTGTAGGAGCTGGAGATGTGGGGAGAAGAGATTTGCTGTGTGAGCGAGGAGGTGGGGGTTGGCAATGGCTATGGCTGGATGGAGAAGGAAGGCCGTCACACACAAGAGAAGAGAACATGCATGACAGAAAGCACACGGCCGGATCGATGGATGTGAAGGCCGGCCAGATCACGAATGGGATGCCAAACCTCCCGGCCGGGTGAAAGGTTGTGTATCGTACGGCCCACGCCGACGGACGGCTCCTCGATCAAAGCATGCAGAGAAAACACATCCTGCCTCCGTCTCCGTGCAAGCGCCGTTGGTTTGGTTCCCCTGCCCTGCCCTGCCCTCGACGCAGCCTGCCCGCAGATGGGACCAACACAAACAGAAGACGCACGAGAGACGAGAGACATCCCGTGCGTGTTCCACGCGCACAATGCACATCTCTTACGGTACAGAGCTTCACTAGGGTAGCGCTAGGTAGGTTCAGGCTTGAGCACGTGAAAAACTGCTTCCAGCTCGCGTAGGCACGTACGTGGTGGCGCCACCATTCATTTCGATCTCATCTCATCATGATGATAAGGATCGATTCGTCACACCATTTAtcaacaaaacaaaacaaagcgTCCCTCCCTTCCCTTGAGAGACAATCTACTACGGGTATTACAAATAAATTAACCACCCAGCAGTCCACGGCAAAACCACACGCGATAGGATGGGAATGGTAACCATCCACCCATGGTGCATCACATACTAAACCTTTTTTTTTTAACTCCTCCACCCTTGGTGGTTATCTAATGCCCTAGTTAACTTAGGCTTTCTTGGTGCCCCACGTACGTACGGGTCACGTCAACACCATTTCATTCATGTATAACAATCCTGCATACCattttttaggcaaagacaaaacaGGGATAACCAGGTAGGCCCTAGCGGAGCCCCGTGACACAAGTGCCAACAATCTTCTCCTCTCACTGTCATAGCCGAAACAAGCTTCTCAAAACTGTGCCATGTTTTGCGCCCTCATCTTACAACACACGGTATCACAACTGCTGTTTAAAACTTCAAATTCCAGAGTGACGCTCTTAATTTCGGCAGGGAACAGCCACACCCACACGGCCACACCAACTGAATCCCGATCCAGACGCAGCAAAGCAACAACAACATAGTTCTCACAGATATGAGCCATGAGCAGCCCTGACAAGTAGACGAGGCGAGCCATGTTAGAGCATTACTAGTAGTACCCCTAAACCCTCAAACCCTCATAAATAATCGCTTTTTTTGCGGGTTGCAACAAAAAAAACGCAAAGACTAGAACCTCTAGACCCTCAAACCCTCAAAAAAAAGTAAGAGTCCAACCCTCAAACCAATTTCGAACCGTAGAAGTGAGGGTTGGAGGGGGGCGCTCGACCCCAACCCGCACTCCCTTCCCCTGTCGCGCGGGAGGAAAGTTTCCCGTCCCCAACCTCCCGCTTCCTCCCTCCCAAGCCGCCGGCCGTCGCCCGCCACCAATCCGGCCGGGCCCCCGCCTCCCTTCGACGCCGCAGCCGTCCCGCCCCTGCGCCACGCTCCCCGCCGCCGGATCCGCCCTTCCCCGCCTCCCCTCGACGCCCCCCGCCTCCCGCCCCGGCGCCCCGCCCCCCGCCTGCATCAGCCGTCGGCCCCGCCCCCCAGTCGCCTCCCTTCCCCAGCCGCCTCCCGCCCCCAGAGGCCAGAGGCAGGCCGGCCTCCTTGAGCCGCCGCGCCAGACGCCCCCGCCTCCCGCCCCCAACCCGCAGGTATGCTTCCTGTTCTtcctttttgttttatttttttcctttttgatTCATTGTTGGCACTCACAATTTATTGTTTGTTGTATTGTGTAGATGGAGGTGAACAACAACGACATGGACTCGTTGTCCGATTCGTCGGGTTGGTCGTCATCCGACGATTCGGACATCGACGAGTTGTTGCAAGACAACGACGTCGAGATGATGAGCCTCCTCATCGACGTGCAATCCTTTGAAAACCGCGTGAAGCTGATGGATCAGAGGAGAGGGTCGAAGATGGGGCGAGTCACCATCTACCGGAACCGCGCTCTCGGACATGAGCATTTGATGGAAGACTACTTCGCGGAGGTACCTACATACCCTCCTCGTCTCTTCCGCAGAAGGTACCGAATGCGGCGTAGTTTGTTTGTGAAGATTGTCAACGATTGTGAGGCCACCTCCTATTACTTTAAACGTCGTAGATCCGCCGCCGGTATCATGGGGTTTAGTGCACATCAAAAGATATCGGCGGCAATGCGGGTAGTCGCTTATGGCATACCCGCGGATTATACCGACGAGTATCTTCGCATTGGGCAAGATACAACCACGGAGTCAGTCCGTAGGTTTGCCAAGTTGGTCATTCGGCTGTACGGTGAGCAGTATCTTCGGGCACCAAACGAGGAAGATACAAAGAGATTAATGAAAATGAATGAAAAAAGGGGATGGCCGGGGATGCTAGGTAGTCTTGACTGCATGCATTGGAGGTGGAAAAATTGCCCAAAGGCATGGCACGGAATGTATTGCGGTAAAAGCCGTGATGCTACCATTGTGCTTGAGGCCGTAGCATCTCAGGACACATGGATTTGGCATGCATTCTTTGGGTTGCCGGGAACACTCAATGATATCAATATCCTCAATAGATCTCCTTTGTTCAAAAGATTAATTTCTGGGGATGCTCCAGCTTGCAACTACAAAATCATGGACAATGAGTACTCAATGGGATACTATCTCACCGATGGCATCTATCCCGAATGGGCAACTCTTGTGAAGCCCATCAAGAAGAAAAATGGGGTGCCCTTAACAAGAAAAGAGGCTCATTTCACCAAGGCACAAGAGGCAGCCCGCAAGGATATTGAGAGAGCTTTCGGTGTTTTGCAAGCAAGGTTTGCCATAGTTCGTGGTCCAGCTCGGTTTTGGGACAAAAAAACCTTGATGAACATCATGAAATGTTGTGTGATTCTACACAACATGATCCTAGAGGATGAAAGAGGGTTAAACCTTCCTTGTTTCTATGACAATGTTGGTACCTGTGTGCAACCGGAAAGAAATCCTTCTCGCATACACGCTTTTCTTCAAGCACATCGTGAGATTGAGGATGCAACCACTCATGGTCGGCTCCGGGATGATCTAATAGAGCACCACTGGCAGTTGGATGGGCGGCGCATTGGTCCATGATGTATCTTTGTTTTACTTTTCTATGTCCTATTTGATTCGAACAATTATGTAATTTGCTCAAACATTGTTTTAATAATTTGAATGATTATTGTTTTATTCGGTGTTGTAATAATAACTAGAATGATTATTGTTTTATGTCTAATGTGATGGAATTTATGATATGTCATATGATGAAATGTATGATATATGAAATGGAAGTTTTAAAGGTTGGGGTTGAGGCAAAGACTAGAACCCTCAAATCCAACCCTTAAAGCAGTTTAAGGGTTGGGTTTGAGGGTTCTAGTCTTTGTCCCTATTTTTCAACCTTTAAAAATGTCAAAAAGTGGCACTTCTCAACCCTTAAAACTGCTACAAGGGTTTGAGGATTTAGGGGTTCTACTAGTAATGCTCTTACACCAAGTGAGCCAACTGTATATTAAAACCATGCCTTCTTGTAGGTGAGGCGACCACATCTGCACGCACCAAGTCCATGCGACCGAAACCACAACTGCTTCGACCTCTGACGACGAGGGTGTTTATCTGACAATGACTGTGACCCATCGACTCTGTGCAACACAAGGCAGGAGTTAGTCCGGCATGCAGAAGGACTTTTAGTCCAGATTGTACACATTCTGTAGCTCAAAAAACAAGCAAGATGGGACGGGTTACAGGCAGAAGCAGGACATCATTTGTGTCCCATTGGTAATGTTGATCTTAGCTGAATTTGAAATGATGTAACTGTAACACTCAACTTTTATGTGCTTAGCGCCATAACTTGCGCAATGCACATTGGATCAATAGCCAGGTAGAGCCATGTATTTCAGCTTAACATTGGTAATGTTGATCTCAGCTTAACATAACAGCTCTCCTAAACGACAGCTAAGTTGTTTCAAGAGTTTTTTTACGGTACATCATACTACCTCTGGAACCGAGTAATATTGAATCATCTCAGCCGTTAATTAGCGGGGTACTTTCGTGTGTTTCCTAAAATTGATATCATCGCTTGTGTGCATCGGCCGCGGCCGACGGCTTGATCAATCGCCTGATCACATACGTACTAGTAGTAGTACATCATGACACGATCAATCCACGTATTGTACATGATGATTTCCTCGGCCAAAAAGACCTCCTGTCCAAATTCAGCGCACGCTAGAAGGGACGCCGAGCCTCCACCATTGTCAGATGTCTCAGATCCAGAAAAGCACCATCACCAAAGAGGCTTTGTAAGTCGATAAACATGCCCACCGCAAAGCAGTGCGACACATGTCATTGTGGCATGTCGACCGGGAAACGCCCCGTGCTACCTTGGACCCAGACCCGTGGCATCCTATCGACGAGGTAGAAATCAACTTGGGGTGAATACAAAACATGAGTGAAAGCCGAGGCCGGTCGTAGTTTGAATGCAACCGCGATTTGCCCCTGTTTTTCTGAAAGAAAGGGAAGTGCAGAGGAAGATTTTTCTTAGCGCGAAAGCTCCACCCGTGAGCCGTGACAAACTGCACGACCTGGTTCTTCTTCGGAGTCGTTTGCTGTGTGTGTGGTTGGTTGGATATTTTTGACTGTTCAGTACTCGCTAATCCTTTGCAGCACCCTTTTACCCACGTAGAACTGTTTGTACATGGTTGGATACGCGCAGCCCACAGGGTGGATGGCGACGGCCGACGGGAGATGATTCCACCCACCACCAACCCATGGTGAACTTCCTTCACATCACAGTTCATCATCCAAAAGAAATTCCCGACCAAACCAATTCCTCATCTCCGTGTACACGTATCTGTTGGCTCGCATTGAGAATAGATGGAACACTAAAATTGGACTGACTGATTCTTATATGTATATAAGTACATGATGCCATTGCTACTCCTCGCCTCGGTACGTTTCCCCGGCCGTATAAATAAACTGCTTTTACAGATGCAGTGATCCAGTCTCGCTCGGAGGAGAAGAGAAAACAAACAGAGAGACGGAAGCTAAAAGAAAAGTTAAAAGGGACGATCGCCACTACGGTTCAGGACTTCAGGCGATGGCGACGGCTCGGGAGGCCGGCACCGGCGAGGGAGGCAGGCGCGAGTTGAAGTTTCTGTGCCGGAAGGCGGCGTCCTCTGCGTCGGCGTCGCCGTCGTCGCAGCCGCCATCATCGAAGTTGAGCGCGTAGCTGAGCGGGTCGTACCTGAACTCCCCTGCGGCCGCCACGCGCCGCCTCCACCTGGCCCTGCCGCCCCCGGTGTGCGGCCTCTCCCCGCTGCTTCCCGGCGACGACGGGGAGCCGAAGCAGCCGCAGACGGTGGTCCGCAGCTTGTGGCGCAGCGATGGCGGCGAGTAAGGCGACGAAGACTGGACAGCGTCCATGGAGGCTGGCAGCCTTGGTACTGATGTGCTTGAGCTTGTAGGAGATGGAGATGTGGAGAGAACAGGCAGTCTCCTGTGTGAGCGAGGAGTGAGGAGGTGGGGATTGGCAATGGCTGGAATGGATGGAGAAGGAAGGTCGGGGACTAAATAGGGAGAAGAGAAAAGGACGGACAAGGATAGAGGGCGGCGACGGCGTGAAGGGCGAGGTACGCGCACGCCAACGCGGGGAAGCAAAGCAGCCGCTATCGCCGTAGCGCGCGCGAGCTGTTAGACagacgtgagggtgtttgggagATTTCGCGGGTCTGGTGGCTACGGAGCCGTTGGGGCGGGAGGTGGGCGATGGCAACGGTCGGTCCTCTCCTCGTGCAAGCTGTCGCGCGCACACAAGACGCTGACCGGTTGTAACGGTCACAACAGTGGAAGCTCAGAGCATCTAAAGCCGGTAAGGTCAGAGCCGGCCTCCTAAACTCGCCTCAAACGCCCGAGCAGCTGACCGGTGACAACAATCCGATCGAAACGGGCTTCAAACGCTTGGACTGACCGGCACCCTATTCAGCCTAAATATGGGGCAGATATGAGGCGGGATGTAGGACTCATCAGCCTGGCCTCACCATAAATTGCATCAAATCCATCAAACCCTTCCTCCTTCGCCGCCATCCTTCTACCTTTCCCGTGCCCGAGCCTCGCCGTCCGCCACCCTTGTTCTCCATTCTCACCATCGGTCCCGATCCACCGTCATAGATGTCGTCCAGCCCGTCTCTGACCGCCGCGATGGAGACTGCGTCCGCCTCGTCCCTTCCTCGACTCCGTCGTGCAAGGCAGACAACGTCGCCCGGAAGATGCGGCGACATCGACAGCGAGAGAgggaagcggcggcggcggcacagGGAGGTGCGGACATGGATGAGTAGTTGCCCCCTCCCCTGCACCCTTTCCATCCAAGCGCCGAACCGGATTACGCCGTTAGACCACGTTGGCACAGAGGAGGATCCAACGGCCGCCTGGGCCATTCCGGAGAGCTTTTCGCCCACGCAGATGCCGACGGTGGACGTATGCCACTCGTTGCAGCTCGTTCGGCGAGGATGAGCACAGGCACCGGCGGCGTCCGGGTTGCCCATGCCTTGTTCGATGGAATGGTAGAACAAGAGTCGGTATGTTGTTGCTTCTGTCCGAGTGTAGGAGGTACGAGGCGGCGAGGGCGGCAGCGGAGCAGGCGGAGCATGGTCTCGGAGCTGGCGGCATGGATGGCATCCGACTAGTGATCTGACAAGCGAGTCATCCGTCACGCTTGGACATGGATTTCATTTTAGCATGTCTAGTTTGTTGAACTACGATTTGCTTTGCTTTGTTTTGAACTGTTGAATTTAGACAATTTGTACTGTATAATCGACGTGCATGGATTTGAGGATCCGTATTTGAGGTATGCGGATGTGCGGCACAAGATATGAGGGACCGCCGGCGCTACCACGGACCCGTCG belongs to Triticum urartu cultivar G1812 chromosome 7, Tu2.1, whole genome shotgun sequence and includes:
- the LOC125520809 gene encoding uncharacterized protein LOC125520809 codes for the protein MDAVQSSSPYSPPSLRHKLRTTVCGCFGSPSSPGSSGERPHTGGGRARWRRRVAAAGEFRYDPLSYALNFDDGGCDDGDADAEDAAFRHRNFNSRLPPSPVPASRAVAIA